In Elusimicrobium sp. An273, a genomic segment contains:
- the rsfS gene encoding ribosome silencing factor, with amino-acid sequence MNTKELVCLAARLADGKKAENIKVIDLGGLSSLCDYILIATATSKPHLDAVEEEISKKLKELGYYKLNRDGGDSNLWRVSDYGGFLAHVMTQEARDFYALDKIFSFGKEINFNEPVKKAAKKKPAAKKAAAKKTTVKKTTAKKTTAAKKTAASKPAVKKTAAKKTTAKKAVSKKTAAKKTTAAKKTASKK; translated from the coding sequence ATGAACACGAAAGAACTCGTTTGCCTGGCGGCCCGCTTGGCCGACGGCAAAAAAGCCGAAAACATTAAAGTAATTGACCTGGGAGGACTCTCTTCCCTGTGCGATTATATTTTAATTGCCACTGCCACCTCTAAGCCGCATTTGGATGCGGTGGAAGAAGAAATCAGCAAAAAACTCAAAGAACTGGGCTACTATAAGCTCAACCGCGACGGGGGCGACAGCAACCTCTGGCGCGTGAGCGACTACGGCGGCTTCCTAGCGCATGTGATGACTCAGGAAGCGCGCGATTTCTACGCCTTGGACAAAATTTTCAGCTTTGGCAAAGAAATCAACTTTAACGAGCCCGTCAAAAAGGCGGCCAAGAAAAAACCGGCGGCCAAAAAAGCTGCCGCCAAAAAAACAACGGTCAAAAAAACGACTGCCAAAAAAACAACCGCAGCCAAAAAGACCGCTGCCTCCAAACCGGCAGTCAAAAAGACTGCCGCCAAAAAAACAACGGCTAAAAAAGCCGTTTCCAAAAAAACCGCTGCCAAAAAAACGACCGCAGCCAAAAAGACCGCCTCTAAAAAATAA
- a CDS encoding nicotinate-nucleotide adenylyltransferase, whose protein sequence is MKVLVFGGSFDPVHKGHVSLFRRAMKTIAPDVAHIVPAYHSPFKAKSPTPFRLRMKMLKQAFAGFSGNIVFDDYELKQGGKTYTYQLVQYLKKRYKNPEIYLLVGTDCLNDLHNWKNPRYIFENATVVAGKRRGYDENPAAFKHIFLPGFFPKLSSSRVRAHILACGDVPDTIPPQIAPTIRENKLYGLTVHDWLRAHLKTNRYLHSKNVAEMAAALSDIYDVNVESAVKAGIMHDAGKGFSGPELIRFCKEHKIKVPFFEDICRLEPSLLHSYASAWIAKHLFGVHDKDILNAITEHTLGSLHMSTLSKILFVADISSKDRKYKDAFLIRNLALQDLDAALLYAANRKLLFTIDSQKWLCPVGIDLWNHLIKQEK, encoded by the coding sequence ATGAAAGTTCTCGTTTTTGGCGGCAGTTTTGACCCCGTTCACAAAGGGCACGTATCGCTTTTCCGCCGTGCGATGAAAACCATCGCGCCGGACGTGGCGCATATCGTGCCGGCCTATCATTCCCCTTTTAAAGCAAAATCTCCTACGCCCTTCCGCCTGCGCATGAAAATGCTCAAACAGGCCTTTGCGGGGTTTAGCGGCAATATCGTGTTTGACGATTACGAACTGAAACAAGGCGGCAAAACCTACACCTACCAGCTGGTGCAATACCTTAAAAAGCGTTATAAAAACCCGGAAATTTACTTGCTGGTCGGTACGGACTGCCTAAACGACCTGCACAACTGGAAAAACCCGCGCTATATTTTTGAAAACGCCACGGTGGTGGCCGGCAAACGGCGCGGATATGACGAAAACCCCGCCGCATTTAAACATATTTTTCTGCCGGGCTTTTTCCCCAAGCTTTCTTCCAGCCGCGTGCGCGCGCATATTTTGGCCTGCGGCGACGTGCCGGACACCATTCCGCCGCAAATTGCCCCCACCATCCGCGAAAACAAACTCTACGGTTTGACCGTGCACGACTGGCTCCGGGCGCACTTAAAAACCAACCGTTACCTCCACTCCAAAAACGTGGCGGAAATGGCCGCCGCGCTAAGCGATATCTACGACGTAAATGTGGAATCGGCCGTCAAAGCCGGCATTATGCACGACGCCGGAAAAGGCTTTTCCGGCCCGGAGCTCATCCGTTTTTGTAAGGAACATAAAATCAAGGTGCCGTTTTTTGAGGACATCTGCCGCTTGGAACCCAGCCTGCTGCACAGTTATGCCTCGGCTTGGATTGCCAAACACCTCTTTGGCGTGCACGATAAGGACATTCTAAACGCCATTACCGAGCACACCTTGGGCAGCCTGCACATGAGCACTCTTTCCAAAATTCTGTTTGTGGCGGATATTTCTTCCAAGGACCGCAAGTACAAAGACGCGTTCCTCATCCGCAACCTGGCCTTGCAGGATTTGGACGCCGCGCTTCTGTACGCCGCCAACCGCAAACTGCTTTTTACCATTGACTCGCAAAAATGGCTCTGCCCGGTGGGGATTGATTTATGGAACCATCTTATAAAACAAGAAAAATAA
- the argS gene encoding arginine--tRNA ligase — protein MLEKLKQDITLKLSNADYFKGFELPEVEFSAAPAHTGADISLVWAMAAAKKMHKNPLEIAKEACVVLREITAIADASALPPGFINLKLEDKFIIDTASDRRIKDRGAETSKHNILIEFVSANPTGPLHVASGRGASLGDSLVKIHRALGYSCDSEYYVNDAGNQAQLLAESVKARKEGKEPPENGYHGSYLIDLVKRMPADLQEEDYGRWAMEELIKTQQQDMKDFHVDFTRWFRESDLHKEHAPQKALQALTEKGYTYEKDGAVWFGSTQDAEAQDDKDRVLVRTDGRPTYFLADIAYHKNKYDRGYDTLIDILGADHHGYVPRMKAAVHALGKEESSFVPIIHQLVHLTEHGEQVKMSKRAGRFITLRELMDEVGTDVCRFFFASRTPNAHMLFDMDLAKKRTNENPVFYVQYVHARIHSIFKAAAEKGFTQYNGVRTPLAPQERALLLKLVWFKQVLRNCVADLSPHHLTTYLVELAGLFHAFYDTCRVLDEDNPEQTHSRLFICQRVAERIKKGLEFIGVSAPEVM, from the coding sequence ATGCTAGAAAAACTGAAACAAGACATTACCTTAAAATTATCCAACGCGGACTACTTCAAAGGTTTTGAATTGCCGGAAGTAGAATTTTCCGCCGCGCCCGCCCATACCGGGGCGGACATTTCGCTCGTTTGGGCCATGGCAGCCGCCAAAAAGATGCACAAAAATCCATTGGAGATTGCCAAAGAGGCCTGCGTCGTCCTGCGCGAGATTACCGCCATTGCCGACGCTTCCGCCCTGCCGCCCGGGTTCATCAACCTGAAACTGGAAGACAAATTTATTATTGATACCGCTTCCGACCGCCGCATCAAAGACCGCGGGGCCGAAACTTCCAAACACAACATTTTAATTGAATTCGTTTCCGCCAACCCCACCGGCCCTCTGCACGTGGCCAGCGGGCGCGGCGCCAGCTTGGGGGACAGCTTGGTGAAAATCCACCGGGCGCTGGGCTATTCGTGCGACAGCGAATACTACGTCAACGACGCCGGCAACCAAGCGCAGCTGCTGGCGGAATCGGTCAAAGCCCGCAAAGAAGGCAAAGAGCCGCCGGAAAACGGCTACCACGGGTCGTACCTGATTGATTTAGTCAAGCGGATGCCCGCCGATTTGCAGGAAGAAGACTACGGCCGCTGGGCCATGGAAGAACTTATCAAAACCCAGCAGCAGGACATGAAGGACTTCCATGTGGATTTCACCCGCTGGTTCCGCGAGTCCGACCTGCACAAAGAACACGCCCCGCAAAAAGCCCTGCAAGCGCTTACCGAAAAGGGATATACCTACGAAAAAGACGGCGCGGTATGGTTCGGCTCCACGCAGGACGCCGAAGCGCAGGACGACAAAGACCGCGTGCTTGTGCGCACAGACGGGCGCCCCACCTATTTCTTGGCGGATATCGCCTATCACAAAAACAAATACGACCGCGGCTACGATACCCTGATTGATATTTTAGGGGCCGACCACCACGGCTATGTACCGCGCATGAAGGCGGCGGTGCACGCCTTGGGCAAAGAAGAAAGCTCCTTCGTGCCGATTATTCACCAGCTGGTGCACTTAACCGAACACGGCGAGCAGGTCAAAATGTCCAAGCGGGCCGGGCGGTTTATCACGCTGCGGGAACTGATGGACGAAGTGGGCACGGATGTCTGCCGGTTTTTCTTTGCCAGCCGCACCCCCAACGCCCATATGCTTTTTGATATGGACTTGGCCAAAAAGCGCACCAACGAAAACCCCGTTTTCTATGTACAATACGTACACGCGCGCATTCATTCCATTTTTAAGGCCGCCGCGGAAAAAGGATTTACGCAATACAACGGCGTACGCACGCCGCTGGCGCCGCAGGAACGCGCGCTGTTGTTGAAACTGGTTTGGTTTAAACAAGTGCTGCGCAACTGCGTGGCCGATTTGAGCCCCCACCATTTAACCACCTATCTCGTGGAACTGGCGGGGCTTTTCCATGCGTTCTACGACACGTGCCGCGTGCTGGACGAAGACAACCCGGAGCAGACGCATTCCCGTTTGTTTATTTGCCAGCGCGTAGCGGAACGCATCAAGAAAGGGCTGGAATTTATCGGCGTGAGCGCGCCGGAAGTTATGTAG
- a CDS encoding LytR C-terminal domain-containing protein, translating to MEPSYKTRKIIERCLLVLLAGVLVWAGAAQFSSPLAQALIRHDASEIQLTVLTSPAMKFSYNPATQKAVVAVSSEKRSSKKHGSYTPEKGERFFIPQTEKREDFWNHFKHNLSSWRYNPLLAARTGWEYLTAWHDRRTNISPAEFLLLALELSKLDAADFAVRLPAASKSKRVRTPAPLPEIEDMAPLAVKDRPIVVEIFNASGKRGLALALTQYLREQNEKGLLRVDVLQYDNYPSYQEQSFIVDYSGRLVQVKQLSLAIGINSEIKSENAANAICDTRIVLGKDFEMPL from the coding sequence ATGGAACCATCTTATAAAACAAGAAAAATAATAGAGCGCTGTTTGCTTGTGCTGCTGGCGGGCGTGCTGGTATGGGCGGGTGCGGCCCAGTTTTCTTCGCCGCTGGCCCAAGCGCTCATCCGGCATGATGCGTCCGAAATTCAGCTTACGGTGCTGACCTCCCCGGCGATGAAATTTTCCTATAACCCCGCCACCCAAAAAGCGGTGGTGGCCGTCAGTTCCGAAAAACGCTCTTCCAAAAAACACGGTTCCTATACGCCGGAAAAAGGGGAACGCTTTTTTATTCCCCAAACCGAAAAAAGGGAAGACTTTTGGAATCATTTTAAGCATAATTTGTCTTCCTGGCGCTACAACCCGCTGCTGGCCGCCCGCACGGGCTGGGAATATCTTACCGCCTGGCACGACCGGCGCACCAATATCTCCCCGGCGGAATTTTTGCTGCTTGCTTTGGAACTGTCTAAACTGGACGCGGCGGACTTTGCCGTCCGCCTGCCGGCAGCGTCCAAATCCAAAAGAGTGCGCACCCCGGCGCCCCTGCCGGAAATAGAAGACATGGCCCCGCTGGCGGTGAAAGACAGACCCATCGTGGTGGAAATTTTTAATGCGTCCGGCAAGCGCGGCCTGGCCTTGGCGCTTACCCAATACCTGCGCGAGCAAAACGAAAAAGGCCTGCTGCGGGTGGACGTGCTGCAGTACGACAATTACCCTTCCTATCAGGAACAGTCGTTTATTGTGGACTACAGCGGCCGGCTGGTGCAGGTCAAACAGCTTAGCCTGGCAATCGGCATCAACAGTGAAATCAAGTCCGAAAATGCCGCCAACGCCATCTGCGATACCCGCATCGTGCTGGGGAAAGACTTTGAAATGCCGCTTTAA